Part of the Archaeoglobus neptunius genome, AGCAGCAAGGACGGTCGTAAGATCTTCACTGTCCACGTTTCCGGTAATATTGGTACGGCGGATTTTGGAGGAAAACCCTACAGCCTTGCGAAGCCATCTCCATTCACCATGAAAAACTACACCCTGTCTTTAAAGGAGAAACTCCCCAGAAAACCAGAATTCACATTTACACTCGAGGTGACACATCACGGGCCATCGGAGATCTCAACTCCCTCTGCATTCTACGAGATTGGTTCAACTGAAGAGGAATGGAAAGACGAGGAGGCTGCGTCAATAGTGGCAGAGTCACTGCTTGATGCTTTGAAGGATAAAAGGAAAGGATGGAAGGTGGCTGTTGGAGTGGGAGGAACTCACTACGCACCAAGGCAGACAGAAATTATGCTCAATACCGTGTTCACCTTTGGCCACAACTTTGCAAAGTACACCTTCGAGCAACTGACCGCCGAGTTTCTTGCAAATGCCATCAAAATAAGCGAAGCAGAATTCATAGTTTACGACGAGAAATCAGTAACTTCCAGCGTGAAAAACATGGTATTTGCCGTTGCCGACACTCTGGGAATTGACGTTCTGAAGAGCAAAAAAGTGAAAAAGGACTATGCTCTCAGCCCTTCGTAGGGAGCAGCGAGGATAGCCATCCAACATAATCTGCCACGGATCTCGTCTGGATCCACACCCTTCCGCTC contains:
- a CDS encoding D-aminoacyl-tRNA deacylase, with amino-acid sequence MKVIVCSKKDTASQNIKNILLSLESFDEKNTGEYKLYIAEDFAIAEIEERLIYADFVDLKLSKHLKVDELLFASRHSSKDGRKIFTVHVSGNIGTADFGGKPYSLAKPSPFTMKNYTLSLKEKLPRKPEFTFTLEVTHHGPSEISTPSAFYEIGSTEEEWKDEEAASIVAESLLDALKDKRKGWKVAVGVGGTHYAPRQTEIMLNTVFTFGHNFAKYTFEQLTAEFLANAIKISEAEFIVYDEKSVTSSVKNMVFAVADTLGIDVLKSKKVKKDYALSPS